The Geobacter sp. AOG2 genome includes a window with the following:
- a CDS encoding GSU3473 family protein has translation MIVPAIFSNASPSYVDSDELDELLHKNALLAFRRSDGWVRVGFDEMRDPEGRRGASWKDRKTGSNQRSLVRISNN, from the coding sequence ATGATAGTCCCGGCAATATTTTCAAATGCTTCGCCAAGCTACGTCGACAGTGACGAACTTGATGAATTATTACATAAGAATGCTTTATTGGCATTTCGCCGTTCGGATGGCTGGGTAAGGGTTGGTTTTGATGAGATGCGCGATCCGGAAGGCAGGAGAGGAGCGAGTTGGAAGGACCGGAAAACAGGAAGCAATCAAAGGTCTCTGGTGCGGATTTCGAATAATTAG
- a CDS encoding PLDc N-terminal domain-containing protein — MKTAIIIYLSALLASVASAEIYRWEDENSINFTDDLASVPEKYREKVPSEAMGQIKNPPLQARVEATRRKLPVVIQESRIAANQEYPDLQRQPAASIRQMQAKATAVGARNVRDGFPSLATAVVVCILSALFLAIAWIATIFDIRKSEFITPSIKTAWMFVVILMPGIGMVCYYILGLGQKSN, encoded by the coding sequence GTGAAAACGGCCATCATCATTTACCTATCGGCTCTTCTCGCCTCAGTTGCATCTGCGGAAATATACCGGTGGGAGGACGAAAACAGCATAAACTTCACGGACGATCTTGCATCCGTGCCCGAAAAGTATCGCGAAAAGGTGCCCTCCGAGGCCATGGGGCAGATCAAGAACCCTCCTCTTCAGGCCAGGGTTGAGGCAACGCGGCGAAAGCTACCGGTTGTCATCCAGGAAAGCCGGATCGCAGCCAATCAGGAATATCCTGATCTACAAAGACAGCCGGCGGCGTCGATTCGACAGATGCAGGCGAAGGCCACCGCTGTCGGCGCCAGGAACGTCAGGGATGGCTTTCCCTCATTGGCAACCGCAGTCGTTGTCTGCATACTGTCGGCGCTATTTCTTGCAATCGCCTGGATAGCCACTATTTTCGATATACGTAAGAGCGAATTCATAACGCCATCCATCAAAACGGCATGGATGTTCGTGGTGATCCTCATGCCCGGTATTGGCATGGTATGCTATTATATCCTGGGGCTTGGTCAGAAAAGCAATTGA
- the galU gene encoding UTP--glucose-1-phosphate uridylyltransferase GalU, which translates to MQVKKAVFPVAGLGTRFLPATKSSPKEMLPLIDKPLVQYVVEEAVASGIDHILFVTGRGKRAIEDHFDISFELEAILHDKGKTEELRQVRNIADMANIFYVRQRQALGLGHAILCAREFVGNEPFAVLLGDDIIDAEQRPCLAQLIDVYREYRGPVLALEKVPMENISAYGCVKAAMISEQTYRVLDMVEKPKQEEAPSDLAIIGRYILTPDIFPILEKQEPGKGEEIQLTDALCKLLAHEPVYGCRFEGIRHDCGDKLGFLKATVDMALKRDEFNAKFRSYLKQRLEE; encoded by the coding sequence ATGCAGGTCAAAAAAGCGGTTTTCCCGGTTGCGGGGCTCGGCACGAGATTTCTGCCGGCCACGAAATCATCGCCCAAGGAGATGCTGCCCCTCATCGACAAGCCCCTGGTCCAGTACGTTGTGGAAGAGGCGGTCGCCTCCGGCATCGATCATATCCTCTTTGTAACCGGCCGGGGCAAGCGTGCCATCGAGGATCATTTCGACATCTCCTTCGAGTTGGAGGCCATCCTTCACGACAAGGGCAAGACAGAGGAACTCCGCCAGGTGCGGAACATTGCCGACATGGCCAATATCTTCTACGTCCGCCAGAGACAGGCCTTGGGACTCGGACATGCCATCCTCTGCGCACGGGAATTCGTCGGCAACGAACCGTTTGCGGTTCTTCTGGGCGACGACATCATTGATGCGGAACAACGGCCCTGCCTGGCTCAGCTTATTGATGTTTACCGGGAATACCGCGGGCCGGTGCTGGCCCTTGAAAAGGTCCCCATGGAAAACATATCAGCCTATGGCTGCGTCAAGGCAGCCATGATCTCCGAGCAGACCTACAGAGTACTCGATATGGTCGAAAAACCGAAGCAGGAGGAAGCCCCTTCGGACTTGGCGATTATCGGCAGGTATATTCTGACCCCCGACATCTTTCCGATCCTGGAAAAGCAGGAACCGGGCAAGGGGGAAGAGATCCAGCTCACCGATGCGCTCTGCAAGCTCCTGGCTCATGAACCGGTCTATGGCTGCCGATTCGAGGGCATCCGTCATGATTGCGGCGACAAACTGGGTTTTTTGAAGGCTACCGTTGACATGGCGCTGAAACGGGATGAGTTCAACGCCAAATTCAGATCGTATCTCAAACAGCGCCTGGAAGAATGA
- a CDS encoding DUF4124 domain-containing protein, which produces MKRAMILLLLIICSAATADGGTYKWTDDRGVVSFTDDPSQIPSRYRRKAGKVQDVTSRDPKVLQELREEVDKPRQDTSTASRSVTTAGSEQATPAIPGRQQEIKGHLGGDQVDPTPQNVNKSLPVTPRRQQETKGHLGGDQADPTPPSMKQPPPLPLGDQPKKTPAGMEQPKPIPLGDQPKSMPAGMEQPKPIHLGDQPKEMPAGMEQPAPMK; this is translated from the coding sequence ATGAAAAGAGCTATGATACTCCTGCTGCTGATAATTTGTAGCGCGGCAACGGCCGATGGCGGGACCTACAAATGGACCGACGACCGGGGAGTGGTCAGTTTCACCGACGATCCCTCACAGATACCTTCCCGGTACCGCAGGAAAGCGGGTAAGGTACAGGATGTCACCAGCCGCGATCCCAAGGTTCTACAGGAGTTGAGGGAAGAGGTGGATAAGCCGCGCCAGGATACATCCACAGCGTCACGGAGCGTCACGACAGCCGGCAGCGAGCAGGCCACGCCGGCGATACCGGGAAGACAGCAGGAAATCAAGGGGCATCTGGGGGGCGATCAGGTGGACCCTACGCCACAGAACGTGAATAAGTCGCTACCAGTGACACCGAGGAGGCAGCAGGAAACCAAGGGCCATCTCGGGGGCGATCAAGCCGACCCCACGCCGCCGAGCATGAAACAGCCTCCGCCTCTGCCACTGGGCGATCAGCCCAAAAAAACGCCGGCGGGAATGGAACAGCCGAAACCGATACCGCTGGGGGATCAGCCGAAATCGATGCCCGCGGGCATGGAGCAGCCCAAGCCGATACATCTGGGGGATCAGCCGAAAGAGATGCCGGCTGGCATGGAGCAACCTGCGCCGATGAAATAG
- a CDS encoding B12-binding domain-containing radical SAM protein produces the protein MKILFVYPEYPDTFWGFRHALKFVGKKAPFPPLGLLTVAAMLPKAWEKRLIDMNVQKLADKDISWADYVFISAMSIQRQSVNDILERCRGLGVRTVAGGPLFTTAPADFDAVDHLVLGEAEITLGPFLEDVEKGCAGHVYRADGFPAMKETPVPLWRLIDSRKYGAMNIQYSRGCPFDCEFCDITQLFGRKPRTKSSEQLVRELDALHQWGWRGGVFFVDDNFIGDKRKLKTDTLPAIIDWADRHNHPYDFYTEASIDLADDGVLMALMVKSGFEEVFIGIETPHDEGLSESGKVQNKNRDLLASVRKIQLAGLQVQAGFIVGFDSDPPSIFERQISFIQESGIVTAMVGMLTALSGTKLHQRLLQEGRLLGETSGNNTAVSLNFIPSMSPEELISGYRTILTTIYAPRQYYQRVIKFLKVYRSQHQRPFRLKSGYIGAFFKSMLFLGVIGKERFYFWKLFFWSIVRQPRLFSLAITFAIYGYHFRKITEKISWVGMFNDNRYLEQR, from the coding sequence ATGAAAATTTTGTTTGTTTATCCCGAGTACCCTGACACCTTCTGGGGGTTCCGCCATGCCCTGAAATTCGTAGGCAAAAAGGCGCCGTTCCCTCCGTTGGGTCTTCTGACAGTGGCCGCGATGCTTCCCAAGGCGTGGGAAAAAAGGCTCATAGACATGAACGTGCAGAAGCTTGCCGACAAGGATATTTCATGGGCGGACTATGTCTTCATCAGCGCCATGAGCATCCAGCGGCAATCCGTGAACGACATCCTGGAGCGGTGCCGGGGCCTGGGCGTCAGGACGGTTGCTGGCGGGCCGCTTTTTACCACTGCTCCGGCAGACTTTGACGCTGTCGATCACCTGGTTCTCGGCGAGGCGGAGATCACTCTCGGTCCCTTTCTGGAGGACGTGGAGAAGGGTTGTGCCGGCCACGTTTACCGCGCCGACGGATTTCCGGCTATGAAAGAAACTCCGGTTCCGCTCTGGCGATTAATTGATTCCCGAAAATACGGCGCCATGAATATCCAATATTCCCGTGGATGCCCGTTCGACTGTGAATTCTGCGATATTACCCAATTGTTCGGCCGAAAACCCCGGACAAAAAGCAGTGAACAGCTTGTCCGGGAGTTGGACGCCCTCCACCAATGGGGGTGGCGGGGAGGAGTGTTTTTCGTAGACGACAATTTCATCGGAGACAAACGCAAACTGAAGACCGACACACTGCCGGCGATTATCGACTGGGCGGACAGACATAACCACCCCTACGATTTTTACACCGAAGCGTCCATCGACCTGGCTGATGATGGTGTACTGATGGCCCTGATGGTCAAGAGCGGCTTTGAGGAGGTCTTTATCGGCATTGAAACCCCACATGACGAAGGGCTTAGCGAAAGCGGCAAGGTACAAAATAAAAACCGTGACCTTTTGGCCAGCGTCAGGAAGATCCAACTGGCGGGCTTGCAGGTGCAGGCCGGTTTCATTGTCGGCTTTGACAGCGATCCTCCGTCAATATTCGAGCGGCAAATCTCCTTCATCCAGGAGAGCGGCATCGTTACCGCCATGGTCGGGATGCTCACCGCCCTGAGCGGCACCAAGCTCCACCAGCGGCTGCTCCAGGAAGGCAGGTTGCTTGGGGAAACCTCGGGCAACAACACCGCCGTATCCCTCAACTTCATTCCAAGTATGAGCCCCGAGGAACTTATCAGTGGCTACCGCACCATTCTCACCACCATTTATGCCCCTCGCCAGTATTACCAACGGGTGATCAAATTTCTCAAAGTGTACCGTTCGCAACATCAAAGGCCGTTCCGCCTCAAGTCCGGATATATCGGCGCGTTCTTCAAATCAATGCTGTTCCTTGGGGTCATCGGCAAGGAGCGGTTCTACTTCTGGAAGCTCTTTTTCTGGTCGATTGTCAGGCAGCCCCGCCTGTTCAGCCTGGCCATCACCTTTGCCATCTATGGATACCATTTCAGGAAGATTACCGAAAAAATCAGTTGGGTCGGCATGTTCAACGACAACAGGTACCTGGAACAGCGATAA
- a CDS encoding BON domain-containing protein, with protein MVTSHRILKLLVCSMLTAAPLTAFTGYAATEKHESTGQYVDDSVITTKVKAAIFGEKTLKTLQINVKTFQGVVQLSGFVDSPQSVTKAGEVAGSVEGVKEVKNDLLVK; from the coding sequence ATGGTAACATCGCATCGCATTTTGAAATTACTGGTCTGCTCCATGCTGACGGCCGCGCCTCTTACCGCATTCACGGGGTATGCAGCAACGGAAAAACACGAAAGCACCGGCCAGTATGTGGATGACTCCGTCATCACCACCAAGGTAAAAGCCGCGATCTTCGGGGAAAAAACGCTGAAAACGCTGCAGATTAACGTCAAGACGTTCCAAGGAGTGGTTCAGTTGAGCGGTTTTGTCGATTCGCCCCAAAGCGTGACGAAAGCAGGAGAGGTTGCCGGCAGCGTCGAGGGGGTTAAAGAGGTGAAAAACGACCTGCTGGTGAAATAG
- a CDS encoding PEP-CTERM sorting domain-containing protein, with translation MKKMMVLLAGAVLLLTQNTAVNAYTIDYSHATTGSEFTSNYSSTLNDFKLLTFDGTTPGNVNSSSTKSDLPWTWTGTATVVNGSATGLYAAPFGAGTADTSNFLAVPNPTANGSVRVQLGALYNYFGLWWGSVDSYNTLSFYNGDMLVASFTGADAISASVANGNQTASSTNLYVNFLDLPLFDRFVMGSTNFAFEADNIAIGNSALPVPEPGTMVLLGIGLFAVATCCKRRMNHLEA, from the coding sequence ATGAAAAAAATGATGGTACTACTGGCAGGGGCGGTTTTGCTACTAACGCAAAACACAGCGGTAAATGCATATACTATCGATTACTCGCATGCCACAACTGGTTCTGAATTTACATCTAACTATTCCAGTACGTTGAATGACTTTAAGTTGCTAACGTTTGATGGTACGACCCCTGGGAATGTCAATTCGTCAAGTACCAAAAGCGATCTCCCTTGGACCTGGACCGGAACGGCTACGGTTGTAAATGGCTCTGCTACCGGGCTGTATGCTGCGCCATTTGGGGCGGGAACAGCCGATACATCCAATTTCCTGGCGGTTCCGAATCCAACTGCAAATGGCAGCGTACGCGTTCAGTTGGGGGCGCTGTACAATTACTTTGGCCTGTGGTGGGGCTCTGTGGATAGTTACAACACCCTTTCCTTTTATAATGGAGATATGTTGGTTGCATCCTTTACCGGAGCGGATGCGATCAGTGCAAGCGTGGCGAACGGAAACCAGACGGCTTCCTCAACAAATCTCTATGTGAACTTTCTTGATCTCCCGTTGTTCGACAGGTTCGTTATGGGAAGTACCAATTTTGCCTTCGAGGCTGACAATATTGCGATAGGAAACTCAGCGCTTCCCGTACCCGAGCCTGGCACCATGGTTTTGCTCGGCATAGGCCTGTTTGCCGTTGCCACCTGCTGTAAGCGCCGCATGAACCATCTGGAAGCCTGA
- a CDS encoding DUF3309 family protein, with amino-acid sequence MLGTILIVVVILMLLGTLPTWPHSRQWGYFPSGGLGLILLILIILLVLGRI; translated from the coding sequence ATGTTGGGAACCATTTTGATCGTTGTCGTAATCTTGATGTTGTTAGGCACGCTACCCACCTGGCCTCATAGCCGGCAGTGGGGTTATTTTCCGAGCGGCGGGCTTGGTTTGATCCTTTTGATTCTTATAATTCTGTTGGTGCTGGGCCGGATTTAG
- a CDS encoding putative quinol monooxygenase, which produces MIDTSITITVPPEKRKEVLLTFKAILGPIRCEHGCISCNCYVDVESENTIFFKEEWENRDALGTHLRSAHFSVLIGAMKLLDMEPEIRFHTIASTAGAEAIKTARTW; this is translated from the coding sequence ATGATCGACACCTCTATTACCATAACCGTGCCACCCGAAAAACGTAAAGAGGTCCTTCTGACTTTTAAAGCAATACTCGGCCCAATTCGCTGCGAACATGGGTGCATAAGCTGCAACTGCTACGTGGATGTCGAGAGCGAAAACACGATTTTTTTCAAGGAAGAGTGGGAAAATAGGGACGCCTTGGGCACCCACTTGAGGTCCGCCCATTTCAGCGTGCTGATCGGAGCAATGAAGCTGCTCGACATGGAGCCGGAGATAAGGTTCCATACGATCGCCTCCACGGCGGGAGCGGAGGCGATAAAAACGGCGCGAACGTGGTGA
- a CDS encoding Crp/Fnr family transcriptional regulator: MPPEMYTAQQGKGYTKKMHVERERIPMIHNFFDPELAKKVVKGVPLFAEFTEQELSLLLDRTNVYNYRKDEIIIQADEHNNQMYIVLKGRVKVVDITVDGEERVMAFRRRGDYFGDMGLLDGKTDSATVIAMEPCKVLLVSKRVFDEFFFENNKALVQVIAVLCGRLRESWIFHDLIGTNDAESKVRATLAHYSKSLGSQNCNGIIINSIFSQQNIADRVQVKRETVSRVLKKMKDQHEIEMVGRHFKLLTTFFEKFEKSKFSRSLTLNEH; this comes from the coding sequence ATGCCGCCGGAGATGTACACTGCGCAGCAGGGAAAGGGTTATACAAAAAAGATGCATGTTGAGAGGGAACGTATACCAATGATTCACAATTTTTTTGATCCTGAACTTGCGAAAAAAGTTGTGAAGGGGGTTCCGCTGTTTGCTGAATTTACCGAACAGGAACTATCCCTATTGCTTGATAGAACCAACGTCTACAATTACCGCAAGGATGAAATTATTATTCAGGCAGATGAACACAATAACCAGATGTACATCGTTCTCAAGGGGCGGGTCAAGGTTGTGGACATAACTGTCGACGGCGAAGAGCGGGTGATGGCTTTTCGCCGCCGCGGCGACTACTTCGGTGATATGGGTCTCCTTGACGGCAAAACCGATTCCGCCACGGTAATCGCCATGGAACCCTGCAAGGTTCTTTTGGTTTCAAAGAGGGTGTTTGACGAGTTTTTTTTTGAGAATAATAAGGCATTGGTTCAGGTCATAGCGGTACTGTGCGGGCGCCTGCGTGAAAGTTGGATATTTCACGACCTCATTGGGACAAACGATGCGGAATCAAAGGTCAGGGCAACCCTGGCGCATTATAGCAAGTCATTGGGGAGTCAAAACTGCAATGGCATCATCATCAACTCCATATTCTCACAGCAAAATATCGCCGACCGCGTTCAAGTTAAACGCGAGACGGTATCCAGAGTGCTGAAAAAAATGAAGGATCAACATGAGATAGAGATGGTGGGACGGCACTTTAAGCTACTTACCACTTTTTTTGAAAAATTCGAGAAATCCAAGTTTTCCCGATCCCTGACATTGAATGAACATTAG
- a CDS encoding outer membrane beta-barrel protein, whose amino-acid sequence MKTNNILFLALAVLLICIASPAAAEDKPANYVAFKGGIYSPSLSHDVNNFNGGSTTHLDSKTGFAGEVALGHYFLPMLALELGAGYFQSKGSPAAEPGDTMLKVVPLVATGKVLLPLGIFEPYGLFGIGAYVTDLDVSGNTGNFHGSTKITYGLHAGGGFNINFSNSMFVGVEGKYLWAEPSFGGQHIRLDGFTTTADLGFRF is encoded by the coding sequence ATGAAAACGAACAATATTCTGTTCCTGGCTCTCGCCGTTTTGTTGATCTGTATCGCGTCCCCGGCGGCCGCAGAGGATAAACCGGCAAACTACGTGGCGTTCAAAGGTGGGATCTATTCGCCCAGTTTGTCTCACGACGTTAATAACTTCAACGGCGGCAGCACGACCCATCTGGACAGCAAAACCGGATTCGCCGGCGAGGTCGCACTCGGTCATTACTTCCTTCCCATGTTGGCCCTGGAACTTGGAGCCGGCTACTTTCAGAGCAAGGGCTCCCCGGCGGCAGAACCGGGTGACACGATGTTGAAAGTCGTACCGCTGGTTGCAACCGGCAAGGTGCTGCTTCCGCTCGGTATCTTCGAGCCATACGGTTTGTTCGGGATCGGTGCCTATGTCACGGATTTGGACGTGTCAGGCAATACCGGCAACTTTCATGGTTCCACGAAAATTACCTATGGATTGCACGCCGGGGGCGGCTTCAACATCAATTTTTCGAACAGCATGTTTGTGGGGGTTGAAGGAAAATACCTCTGGGCCGAGCCTTCATTCGGCGGTCAGCATATCAGGCTGGACGGGTTTACCACGACAGCCGATCTCGGATTCAGGTTCTAA
- a CDS encoding DUF2959 family protein, giving the protein MKFRFQSAVFFTTVLLGAFTSLTGCATTGMDRATKTTNSMQMVEGDYKHASVQIDATRASLEELVKPNQADMKKAFDAYTDNVQKMEKSGKQLDTHTEKMRVRGNEYFTEWESSYTNPEIRELSERRRIDIREGYVKISEASIGVKGALKSYLTDIREIQKYLANDLTPQGVDSIRPIAQRALTDGDNLKETVKPVLAAIDLVKVDMVQGGMNKEPATGGNRK; this is encoded by the coding sequence ATGAAGTTCAGATTCCAATCAGCCGTATTTTTCACCACCGTACTCCTTGGAGCGTTTACCAGCCTGACCGGCTGCGCGACCACCGGCATGGATCGGGCCACCAAAACCACCAACTCGATGCAGATGGTGGAAGGGGATTACAAGCACGCCTCTGTCCAGATAGATGCCACCAGGGCATCATTGGAGGAGCTTGTCAAACCAAACCAGGCCGATATGAAGAAGGCCTTCGACGCCTACACCGATAATGTTCAGAAGATGGAAAAGTCAGGCAAACAACTGGACACGCACACCGAAAAGATGAGGGTGCGGGGCAATGAATACTTTACGGAGTGGGAAAGTTCATACACAAATCCCGAAATCCGGGAACTCAGTGAACGGCGGCGCATCGATATACGTGAGGGTTACGTAAAAATTTCCGAGGCCAGCATCGGAGTCAAAGGCGCTCTCAAATCCTATCTGACGGATATCAGGGAAATTCAGAAGTACCTTGCCAACGACCTTACGCCCCAGGGGGTCGACTCCATCAGGCCGATTGCACAAAGGGCCTTGACGGATGGCGACAACCTTAAGGAAACGGTCAAACCCGTGCTGGCCGCTATTGACTTGGTCAAGGTCGATATGGTCCAGGGCGGAATGAATAAGGAGCCTGCAACCGGTGGCAACCGGAAGTGA
- a CDS encoding CsbD family protein, whose translation MKSSTKDQAQGVFHQLEGKAKEIAGKLSDNPKLEAQGTGERIAGKVQEKIGQVKKVVGK comes from the coding sequence ATGAAATCCAGCACAAAGGACCAAGCGCAAGGCGTGTTTCACCAACTGGAGGGCAAAGCCAAGGAAATCGCCGGGAAACTGAGCGATAATCCAAAATTGGAAGCTCAAGGCACCGGTGAAAGGATAGCCGGCAAGGTTCAGGAAAAGATCGGACAAGTCAAGAAGGTTGTGGGGAAGTAG
- a CDS encoding Spy/CpxP family protein refolding chaperone codes for MKALYSMSLATVVATLLTLSAPAPGFSQMMDMSANAHKGQAMEMGTMDKMGDMANMCAEHADKMGLSEDQTRKMKPIHWEMQKKQARFKADVKIAEIELMEIMDVKDFDLEKAGMAVKKIADIKTAHHLEMLKDMKEMRAILTDEQFKKMKTMVPMKMDNKKSSKKRMKK; via the coding sequence ATGAAAGCACTCTATTCGATGTCTCTGGCGACGGTGGTTGCAACCCTACTGACACTCAGCGCTCCGGCGCCCGGCTTTTCACAAATGATGGACATGTCCGCAAACGCACATAAAGGCCAGGCGATGGAAATGGGCACAATGGACAAGATGGGCGACATGGCGAACATGTGCGCCGAGCATGCAGACAAGATGGGGCTTTCCGAAGACCAAACCAGGAAGATGAAACCTATCCATTGGGAAATGCAAAAGAAACAGGCTCGATTTAAAGCCGACGTGAAGATTGCAGAGATCGAGCTTATGGAAATCATGGACGTGAAGGACTTTGACCTGGAGAAGGCCGGTATGGCTGTTAAAAAAATTGCCGACATCAAAACCGCCCATCATTTGGAAATGCTGAAGGACATGAAAGAAATGAGGGCTATCCTGACAGACGAACAGTTCAAAAAAATGAAAACGATGGTGCCCATGAAGATGGATAACAAAAAATCATCAAAGAAGAGGATGAAGAAGTAG